A single window of Eleginops maclovinus isolate JMC-PN-2008 ecotype Puerto Natales chromosome 19, JC_Emac_rtc_rv5, whole genome shotgun sequence DNA harbors:
- the LOC134881235 gene encoding 14-3-3 protein beta/alpha-B-like: MDRSDLITKAKLAEQAERYDDMAQWMKKLTELGVELSNEERNLLSVAYKNVVGARRSAWRVLASIGTKSDDTESKQKMVKEYRVKVETELQDICNDVLKLLDDYLIEKSKTSDSQVFYLKMKGDYYRYLAEVAGEDKKKTIEDSQEAYQKAFETSKIDMQPTHPIRLGLALNFSVFYYEILGSPKKACELAKTAFDEAIADLDKLSEESYKDSTLIMQLLRDNLTLWTSDAASQEDGDADGQQEPENEN, from the exons ATGGATAGATCGGATCTTATTACAAAGGCCAAGCTCGCCGAGCAGGCTGAGCGTTACGACGACATGGCACAGTGGATGAAGAAGCTTACGGAGCTGGGAGTAGAGCTGTCAAACGAAGAGAGGAACCTGCTCTCCGTCGCCTACAAAAACGTGGTCGGGGCGAGGCGCTCTGCATGGAGGGTGTTGGCCAGTATAGGAACTAAGAGCGATGATACTGAGAGTAAACAGAAGATGGTCAAGGAATATCGGGTGAAGGTGGAAACCGAGTTACAAGACATCTGCAACGACGTCCTG aaactgctggatgactatttaattgaaaaatccAAAACTTCCGACAGCCAAGTCTTCTATCTTAAGATGAAGGGGGACTACTATAGATACCTTGCCGAAGTCGCCGGGGAAGACAAAAAAA AGACCATTGAGGACTCACAGGAGGCGTACCAGAAGGCGTTTGAAACCAGTAAGATTGACATGCAGCCCACACATCCCATCCGTTTGGGCCTGGCGCTTAACTTCTCCGTCTTCTACTACGAGATCCTTGGCTCCCCCAAAAAAGCCTGTGAATTGGCTAAAACG GCATTCGATGAAGCCATAGCGGACCTTGATAAGCTAAGTGAGGAGTCCTACAAAGACAGCACTCTGATCATGCAGCTCCTCAGGGACAACCTGACA TTATGGACATCAGACGCTGCTAGTCAGGAGGATGGCGATGCTGATGGACAGCAAGAGCctgaaaatgaaaactaa